One window of Desulfarculus baarsii DSM 2075 genomic DNA carries:
- a CDS encoding efflux transporter outer membrane subunit has protein sequence MTGVLPKTLALAGALVVLGLNAGCMKLGPDYQRPEPPAKIPAAYDQAANQSAIAIAQPDRWWEAFGDPELNRLVELAVARNLDLAKATARVQELQALFSQSRAERYPQISASGTGQRQRAKSMSLEQGGISVGAVETDSYNLAVAASYEVDLWGRLARLEQAARGDLLAAQETRRTVAQTVIASVVTSHLTIQTLERRLQVAQSSIEAYQRSMEFVEGRYRRGLTSELALRQARRALANAKAGLPSLRQDLGQAQQNLAVLVGAYPKVQPARAQPADYFKQLPAVPAGLPSELLLRRPDLRAAEHTLQALSARIGAAKAARFPTISLTAQGGYASDQLESLIRPDNALWNAALGLTAPLFDAGLRRAKQDAAQARYDQGVADWAKQVLTAFSEVEGALLTRREQLTRRELVQKALAEAVATQEAAQRRYMRGLSDYLDVLEAQYTRYNLEDQLVLTDYAILSNRVSLHRALGGGWDDISAAPAADGSNS, from the coding sequence ATGACGGGCGTATTGCCCAAAACGCTGGCCCTGGCCGGGGCGCTGGTGGTGCTCGGTTTAAACGCCGGCTGCATGAAGCTGGGCCCGGACTACCAACGGCCCGAACCGCCGGCCAAGATCCCGGCGGCCTACGACCAGGCCGCCAACCAAAGCGCCATCGCCATCGCCCAACCAGACCGCTGGTGGGAGGCCTTTGGCGACCCGGAGCTGAACCGGTTGGTCGAACTGGCCGTGGCCCGCAACCTCGATCTGGCCAAGGCCACGGCCAGGGTTCAGGAGTTGCAGGCCCTGTTCAGCCAGTCGCGGGCCGAGCGCTATCCCCAGATCAGCGCCAGCGGCACGGGCCAGCGCCAGCGGGCCAAGTCCATGAGCCTGGAGCAAGGCGGCATCTCGGTGGGGGCCGTCGAGACCGACAGCTACAACCTGGCCGTGGCCGCCTCCTACGAGGTCGACCTGTGGGGCCGCCTGGCCCGCCTGGAGCAGGCCGCCCGCGGCGACCTGCTGGCCGCCCAGGAGACCAGGCGCACCGTGGCCCAGACGGTCATCGCCTCGGTAGTCACCAGCCATCTGACCATCCAGACCCTGGAGCGCCGCCTGCAAGTGGCCCAAAGCAGCATCGAGGCCTACCAACGCAGCATGGAGTTCGTCGAGGGGCGCTATCGCCGTGGCCTGACCAGCGAACTGGCCCTGCGCCAGGCCCGCCGCGCCCTGGCCAACGCCAAGGCCGGCCTGCCCAGCCTGCGCCAGGATCTGGGCCAAGCCCAGCAGAACCTGGCCGTGCTGGTGGGGGCTTATCCAAAGGTCCAGCCGGCGCGAGCCCAGCCAGCCGATTACTTCAAGCAACTGCCGGCCGTGCCGGCGGGCCTGCCCTCGGAGCTGCTCTTGCGCCGGCCCGATCTGCGCGCGGCCGAGCACACCCTCCAGGCCCTCAGCGCGCGCATCGGCGCGGCCAAGGCCGCCCGCTTTCCCACCATCAGCCTGACCGCCCAGGGCGGCTACGCCAGCGATCAGTTGGAGAGCCTGATCCGCCCGGACAACGCCCTGTGGAACGCCGCCTTGGGCCTGACCGCGCCGCTTTTCGACGCCGGCCTGCGCCGCGCCAAGCAAGACGCCGCCCAAGCCCGCTACGACCAGGGCGTGGCCGATTGGGCCAAGCAGGTGCTCACGGCCTTTTCGGAGGTGGAGGGGGCCCTGCTCACCCGCCGCGAGCAGCTCACCCGCCGTGAACTGGTGCAAAAGGCCCTGGCCGAGGCCGTGGCCACCCAGGAGGCGGCCCAGCGCCGCTACATGCGCGGCCTCAGCGACTACCTGGATGTGCTGGAAGCCCAGTACACCCGCTACAACCTGGAAGACCAACTGGTCCTGACCGACTACGCCATCCTCAGCAACCGCGTCAGCCTGCATCGGGCCCTGGGCGGAGGCTGGGACGACATCAGCGCGGCCCCGGCGGCCGATGGAAGCAACTCATGA
- a CDS encoding efflux RND transporter permease subunit: MNKAIAWFAENHVAANLMMWFVIVAGLVTAFNIKLEIFPEQSLDIVTVTVEYPGASPAEVEEGVVRRIEEKIAGVEGVKRIDSSAREGMATIKIEVMQGWEVQKLLDDIKSEVDRITTLPNEAEKPTISEVTQRTEVIWVAVHGHAPEASIKKLAEEIKDDLTNLPGITQAEFMGVRTGRIYIEVPEEALRRYGLTLSKVSQLVAEHALDLPAGAIKTKAGEVLVRAKGRKYTAAEYHDVPILTNPDGSKLTLGQIAQIKEGFQDDVESEFRFQGEHAAMVRVYRVAEQNALDVANTVKDYVAQKQSALPAGIGVDTLSDRSKILKDRLELLTRNMLMGLVLVAVLLGMFLQLRLAFWVTLGIPVSFLAAIWALPYFDVSINMISLFAFILVLGIVVDDAIVVGEHVFTLRERGLPPLQAAVEGATAIGRPVVFSVLTTVAAFWPLVQASGSLGKVMRNIPIVVILVLMASLVESLFVLPSHLAHAKLKTGPEAKEKRSARFLRWVIDGPYKKTLTIGLRWRYAVVAAGVGLLLLALGTVAGGWIKFTLFPKVESDFLQVAVIMPTGTPAAETVAVVARLEEAVRQTLAEFDAKRPEGSKPLLKYSMSYIGGQFSTRHGSAISGEAGGHLAQIWVELIGSEERDVGAFEIINRWRQKVGQLPGVESLTFSAEMFSAGTPVELHLSAPDEETLILASEELKAKLATYNGVFDIDDSFLPGKAEMQLGLKPSAKPLGLTLSELARQVRAAFYGAESLRLQRDQDEVRVMVRYPDNERRSLINIESMRIRLSDGTEVPFSQVAEVTMKQGYTTIERAQRRRVIKVFADVDEKTANASELRRWLEKDVLPQLQVQFPGLRYTTEGEGREEQESIADLQRSMIIALFVIYALLAIPFRSFSQPIIVMAAIPFGLVGAIGGHLLMGLDLSMLSLFGMVGLTGVVVNDSLVLIDAANGLRAQGKSALEAISEAGPLRFRAIILTSLTTFFGLAPMIAERSMQAQFLVPMAVSLGFGVMFATFITLLLIPCGYMILEDAQNGLARLKQRLGLSQAADQH; the protein is encoded by the coding sequence ATGAATAAGGCCATCGCCTGGTTCGCCGAAAACCACGTGGCGGCCAACTTGATGATGTGGTTCGTGATCGTGGCCGGCTTGGTCACGGCCTTCAACATCAAGCTGGAGATCTTCCCCGAACAGAGCCTGGACATAGTCACCGTGACCGTGGAGTACCCCGGCGCCTCGCCGGCCGAGGTCGAGGAAGGCGTGGTGCGGCGCATCGAGGAAAAGATCGCCGGCGTCGAAGGCGTCAAGCGCATCGACTCGTCGGCCCGCGAAGGCATGGCCACCATCAAGATTGAGGTCATGCAGGGTTGGGAGGTCCAGAAGCTTTTGGACGACATCAAAAGCGAGGTCGACCGCATCACCACCCTGCCCAACGAGGCCGAAAAACCCACCATCAGCGAGGTGACACAGCGCACCGAGGTGATCTGGGTGGCCGTCCACGGCCACGCGCCCGAGGCCAGCATCAAAAAACTGGCCGAGGAGATCAAGGACGACTTGACCAACCTGCCCGGCATCACCCAGGCCGAGTTCATGGGCGTGCGCACGGGCCGCATCTACATCGAAGTCCCCGAGGAGGCGCTGCGGCGTTACGGCCTGACATTGAGCAAGGTCTCGCAATTGGTGGCCGAGCACGCCCTCGACCTGCCGGCCGGGGCCATCAAGACCAAGGCCGGCGAGGTGCTGGTGCGGGCCAAGGGCCGCAAATACACCGCCGCCGAATACCATGACGTGCCCATCCTGACCAACCCCGACGGCAGCAAGTTGACCCTGGGCCAGATCGCCCAGATCAAGGAAGGCTTCCAGGACGACGTGGAGAGCGAGTTCCGTTTTCAGGGCGAGCACGCGGCCATGGTCCGGGTCTACCGCGTGGCCGAGCAAAACGCTCTCGACGTGGCCAACACCGTCAAGGACTACGTGGCCCAAAAGCAGAGCGCGCTGCCGGCCGGCATTGGCGTCGACACCCTCTCCGACCGCTCCAAGATCCTCAAGGACCGCCTGGAGCTTTTGACCCGCAACATGCTCATGGGCCTGGTGCTGGTGGCGGTGTTGCTGGGCATGTTCTTGCAGCTGCGCCTGGCCTTTTGGGTGACGCTGGGCATCCCCGTGTCTTTCCTGGCGGCGATCTGGGCCCTGCCCTATTTTGACGTGTCCATCAACATGATCAGCCTGTTCGCCTTCATTTTGGTGCTGGGCATCGTCGTCGACGACGCCATCGTGGTGGGCGAGCACGTCTTCACCCTGCGCGAGCGGGGCTTGCCGCCGCTCCAGGCCGCCGTGGAGGGCGCCACGGCCATCGGCCGGCCGGTGGTCTTCAGCGTGCTGACCACCGTGGCCGCTTTCTGGCCGTTGGTGCAGGCCTCGGGCAGTCTGGGCAAGGTCATGCGCAACATCCCCATCGTGGTGATCCTGGTGCTGATGGCCTCGCTGGTCGAAAGCCTGTTCGTGCTGCCTTCGCACCTGGCCCACGCCAAGCTCAAAACCGGCCCCGAGGCCAAGGAAAAGCGCTCGGCCAGATTCTTGCGCTGGGTCATCGACGGGCCCTACAAAAAAACCCTGACCATCGGCCTGCGCTGGCGCTACGCGGTGGTGGCGGCGGGCGTGGGGCTGTTGCTTTTGGCGCTGGGCACGGTGGCTGGCGGCTGGATCAAGTTCACGCTCTTCCCAAAGGTCGAGTCGGACTTTTTGCAGGTGGCGGTGATCATGCCCACCGGCACGCCCGCCGCCGAGACCGTGGCCGTGGTGGCCAGGCTGGAGGAGGCCGTGCGCCAGACCCTGGCCGAGTTCGACGCCAAACGCCCCGAAGGGTCCAAGCCGCTGCTCAAATACAGCATGTCCTACATCGGCGGGCAGTTTTCCACCCGCCACGGCAGCGCGATCTCGGGTGAGGCCGGGGGCCATCTGGCCCAGATCTGGGTCGAGCTGATCGGGTCCGAGGAACGTGACGTGGGCGCTTTCGAGATCATCAACCGCTGGCGGCAAAAGGTCGGCCAACTGCCCGGCGTGGAGTCGCTGACTTTTTCGGCCGAGATGTTCAGCGCCGGCACGCCCGTGGAGCTGCACCTTTCGGCCCCCGACGAAGAGACGCTGATCCTGGCCTCCGAGGAGCTCAAGGCCAAACTGGCCACTTACAACGGTGTTTTCGACATCGACGACAGCTTCCTGCCGGGCAAGGCCGAGATGCAACTGGGCCTCAAGCCCTCGGCCAAGCCCCTGGGCCTGACGTTATCGGAGTTGGCCCGCCAGGTGCGGGCGGCCTTTTACGGGGCCGAGTCGCTGCGCCTGCAACGCGACCAGGACGAGGTGCGGGTGATGGTGCGCTACCCCGACAACGAGCGCCGCTCGCTGATCAACATCGAATCCATGCGCATCCGCCTGTCCGACGGCACGGAGGTTCCCTTCAGCCAGGTGGCCGAGGTGACGATGAAACAGGGCTACACCACCATCGAGCGGGCCCAGCGGCGACGGGTGATCAAGGTCTTTGCCGACGTGGACGAAAAAACGGCCAACGCCAGCGAGCTGCGGCGCTGGCTGGAAAAAGACGTCCTGCCCCAGCTCCAGGTCCAATTTCCCGGCCTGCGCTACACCACCGAGGGCGAGGGCCGCGAGGAGCAGGAATCCATTGCCGATCTGCAACGCAGCATGATCATCGCCCTGTTTGTGATCTACGCCCTGCTGGCCATCCCCTTCCGCTCGTTCAGCCAGCCGATCATCGTCATGGCGGCCATACCCTTCGGCCTGGTCGGGGCCATCGGCGGCCACTTGCTGATGGGCCTGGATCTGAGCATGCTGAGCCTATTTGGCATGGTCGGCCTGACGGGCGTGGTCGTCAACGACTCGCTGGTGCTGATCGATGCGGCCAACGGCCTGCGCGCCCAGGGCAAAAGCGCCTTGGAGGCCATCAGCGAGGCCGGGCCGCTGCGCTTCCGGGCGATCATCCTCACCTCGCTGACCACGTTCTTTGGCCTGGCCCCGATGATCGCCGAACGCAGCATGCAGGCCCAGTTCCTGGTGCCCATGGCCGTGAGCCTGGGCTTTGGCGTGATGTTCGCCACCTTCATCACCCTGCTGCTGATCCCCTGCGGCTACATGATCCTGGAAGACGCGCAAAACGGGCTCGCGCGGCTCAAACAGCGCCTGGGCCTGAGCCAGGCCGCCGACCAGCACTAG
- a CDS encoding TetR/AcrR family transcriptional regulator, translated as MSANVNQPDPTRERLLLEAERLFATKGYAAVSVRQITAAAETNSAAINYHFGGKKNLYLEVFRQRWLPRAHSTMAKITPLLEADDLSVEKVIRTAIDVLWKGPLSHDSQEFFLHGALIHRELHNRTEAWDILVEEAIVPFYDLLYRIFLRIDPTVQKAKVMLNCMSMFSQLVFFSHARPIAQQVMGQPPPEDVEAILADHITAFCLHGMNQTGDQP; from the coding sequence ATGAGCGCCAATGTCAACCAGCCAGACCCGACCCGTGAACGCCTGCTTTTGGAGGCCGAACGCCTTTTCGCCACCAAAGGTTACGCCGCCGTGAGCGTGCGCCAGATCACCGCCGCCGCCGAGACCAACAGCGCGGCGATAAATTATCATTTCGGCGGCAAAAAAAATCTCTATCTGGAGGTTTTCCGCCAGCGCTGGCTGCCCCGGGCCCACAGCACCATGGCCAAAATCACGCCCCTGCTGGAGGCCGACGACTTGAGCGTCGAAAAGGTTATCCGCACGGCGATCGACGTCCTGTGGAAGGGCCCGCTGTCCCACGACAGCCAGGAGTTTTTCCTGCACGGCGCGTTGATCCACCGCGAACTGCACAACCGAACCGAGGCTTGGGACATCCTCGTCGAGGAGGCGATCGTGCCCTTTTACGACCTGCTCTATCGCATTTTTCTGCGCATCGACCCCACCGTGCAAAAGGCCAAGGTCATGCTCAACTGCATGAGCATGTTCAGCCAGCTGGTGTTTTTCTCGCACGCCCGGCCCATCGCCCAACAGGTCATGGGCCAGCCGCCGCCCGAGGACGTGGAGGCGATATTGGCCGATCATATCACCGCGTTCTGTTTGCACGGCATGAATCAAACGGGAGATCAACCATGA
- the ftsH gene encoding ATP-dependent zinc metalloprotease FtsH — protein sequence MEKHHKFSIWYVLLGVWFVLILNNWLYSSLGPVHLAYSEFLAKLRQDKVSELAIGQQMISGEMVGDDGKTVKFTTVRVNPDLAKELEGHNIVFRGEVESTFLRTLLSWMIPIFLFFGVWYFMMKRMGPGAGVMSFGRSGAKLHAEQDIPTRFADVAGVDEAKFELEEIVNFLKNPERFTSLGGRMPKGVLLVGPPGTGKTLLSRAVAGEAGVPFFSISGSEFVELFVGVGAARVRELFAQAKEKAPCIIFIDELDALGKARGVAIAGGHDEREQTLQQLLVEMDGFDPRVGVIIMAATNRPEILDAALLRAGRFDRQVLVDKPDLKGRLDILNVHAKRIALGPNVDLKVLAQRTPGLSGADLENILNEGALLAARAGHNEVTMADLEEAVDRVIGGLEKKNRVINEREKRIVAYHETGHALVAALTPGADQVHKISIIPRGIAALGYTEQRPTEDRYLMSRSELLGKIDVFLGGRVAESLAFGEVSTGAANDLQRATDLARAMLTQYGMGQTLGPVTLARRNQPVFLPGDAALMPPAQEFSEATAAALDAELREMMDQRQSHVQQLLGDQRQLLDTVAARLLEREVIDHKEFRQLLGDLAPAESTAASA from the coding sequence TTGGAAAAGCATCACAAATTTTCTATTTGGTATGTTTTGCTGGGCGTCTGGTTCGTGCTGATCCTCAACAACTGGCTATACTCCTCGCTGGGGCCGGTGCATCTGGCCTACAGCGAATTTTTGGCCAAACTGCGCCAGGACAAGGTCTCCGAACTGGCCATCGGTCAGCAGATGATCAGCGGCGAAATGGTCGGCGACGACGGCAAAACCGTCAAGTTCACCACCGTGCGGGTCAACCCCGACCTGGCCAAGGAACTGGAAGGGCATAACATCGTCTTTCGCGGCGAGGTGGAGTCCACCTTTTTGCGCACGCTGCTGTCGTGGATGATCCCCATCTTTTTGTTTTTTGGCGTGTGGTATTTCATGATGAAGCGCATGGGCCCCGGCGCGGGGGTGATGAGCTTTGGCCGCAGCGGGGCCAAGCTCCACGCCGAGCAGGACATCCCCACCCGTTTCGCCGACGTGGCCGGGGTCGACGAGGCCAAGTTCGAGTTGGAGGAGATCGTCAACTTCCTCAAAAACCCCGAGCGCTTCACCAGCCTGGGCGGCCGCATGCCCAAGGGCGTGTTGCTGGTGGGCCCGCCGGGCACCGGCAAGACGTTGCTGAGCCGGGCCGTGGCCGGCGAGGCCGGGGTGCCGTTTTTCTCCATCTCCGGCTCGGAGTTCGTCGAGTTGTTCGTGGGCGTGGGCGCGGCCAGGGTGCGTGAGCTGTTTGCCCAGGCCAAGGAAAAAGCGCCTTGCATCATCTTCATCGACGAACTCGACGCCCTGGGCAAGGCCAGGGGCGTGGCCATCGCCGGTGGCCACGATGAACGCGAACAGACCCTGCAACAGCTCCTGGTCGAGATGGACGGCTTCGACCCCCGCGTGGGCGTGATCATCATGGCCGCCACCAACCGGCCCGAGATCCTCGACGCCGCCCTGTTGCGCGCCGGCCGTTTCGACCGCCAGGTGCTGGTCGACAAGCCCGACCTCAAGGGCCGCCTGGATATCCTCAACGTGCACGCCAAGCGCATAGCCCTGGGCCCAAACGTCGACCTCAAGGTGCTGGCCCAGCGCACGCCGGGCCTTTCGGGGGCCGACCTGGAAAACATCCTCAACGAAGGCGCGCTGCTGGCCGCCCGGGCAGGTCACAACGAAGTGACCATGGCCGACCTGGAAGAAGCCGTCGACCGGGTCATCGGCGGCCTGGAAAAGAAAAACCGCGTCATCAACGAACGCGAAAAGCGCATCGTGGCCTATCACGAGACCGGCCACGCCCTGGTGGCGGCCCTGACGCCGGGGGCCGACCAGGTGCACAAGATCAGCATCATCCCCCGGGGCATCGCCGCCCTGGGCTACACCGAGCAGCGCCCCACCGAGGATCGCTACCTGATGAGCCGCTCCGAACTGCTGGGCAAGATCGACGTGTTTCTGGGCGGACGGGTGGCCGAAAGCCTGGCCTTTGGCGAGGTCTCCACCGGCGCGGCCAACGACCTGCAACGGGCCACCGACCTGGCCCGGGCCATGCTGACGCAATACGGCATGGGCCAGACCCTGGGCCCGGTGACCCTGGCCCGCCGCAATCAGCCGGTGTTTCTGCCCGGCGACGCGGCGCTGATGCCGCCGGCCCAGGAGTTCAGCGAGGCCACCGCCGCCGCCCTCGACGCCGAACTGCGCGAGATGATGGACCAGCGCCAGAGCCACGTGCAACAGCTCCTGGGCGACCAGCGCCAGCTGTTGGACACCGTCGCCGCTCGCCTGCTGGAGCGCGAAGTCATCGACCACAAGGAGTTCCGCCAGTTGTTGGGCGATCTGGCCCCGGCCGAGAGCACGGCGGCCTCGGCCTAG
- a CDS encoding efflux RND transporter periplasmic adaptor subunit, giving the protein MKIKSKRGLHVTIAAGCLILGVLGMIGLIAAQKPLAEKPPEVVAPLVLVQKANTGPHRAVVEGQGTVAALRKSTLAAEIIGTVERVSPNLLPGGMFKRGEVLAAIEPEDYRLDVILRQNEVEQAQKNLQLAHEEASVAREEWKRLGLAKGDQQEPPPLVAKTPHLEAAQAALDAAQANLRKARLNLERTAIRAPFDGRVVTKNVDVGQYLAKGNPVATIFSTEAAEITVNLDDAELAWIDVPGLTTKGGQGSPARITTDFGGRRMEWQGRVVRAEGELDPRTRMVPVVVRVEKPYAHTPPLAVGMFVNVEILGRMMENVTVTPRGAVREGGVLWLVDDQGRLRFHKARVARYFADKAVLSPGLPQGAAMVTSKLGVVSDGMIVRVAAQGPKAAPTAPAAEKAHE; this is encoded by the coding sequence ATGAAAATAAAAAGCAAACGCGGATTGCATGTGACCATCGCCGCCGGCTGCCTGATCCTGGGCGTGCTGGGCATGATCGGCCTGATCGCCGCGCAAAAGCCCCTGGCCGAAAAGCCGCCCGAGGTCGTGGCGCCGTTGGTGCTGGTGCAAAAAGCCAACACCGGCCCGCATCGGGCGGTGGTCGAGGGCCAGGGCACGGTGGCGGCCCTGCGCAAAAGCACCCTGGCCGCCGAGATCATCGGCACGGTCGAGCGGGTCTCGCCCAACCTGTTGCCCGGCGGCATGTTCAAGCGCGGCGAGGTGTTGGCCGCCATTGAGCCCGAAGACTATCGGCTGGACGTGATCCTGCGCCAAAACGAGGTCGAGCAGGCCCAAAAAAACCTGCAACTGGCCCACGAGGAAGCCTCCGTGGCCCGCGAGGAATGGAAACGTCTGGGCCTGGCCAAGGGCGATCAACAGGAACCGCCGCCATTGGTGGCCAAGACGCCCCACCTGGAGGCCGCCCAAGCCGCCCTGGACGCGGCCCAGGCCAATCTGCGCAAGGCCCGGCTCAACCTGGAGCGCACCGCCATCCGCGCGCCCTTTGACGGCCGGGTGGTGACCAAAAACGTCGACGTGGGCCAATATCTGGCCAAGGGCAACCCCGTCGCCACGATCTTTTCCACCGAGGCGGCCGAGATCACCGTCAACCTCGACGACGCCGAGTTGGCCTGGATCGACGTGCCCGGCCTGACCACCAAGGGTGGCCAGGGCTCGCCGGCGCGAATAACGACCGATTTCGGCGGGCGGCGCATGGAGTGGCAAGGCCGCGTGGTGCGGGCCGAGGGCGAGTTGGACCCGCGCACGCGCATGGTCCCGGTGGTGGTGCGCGTCGAGAAGCCCTATGCCCACACGCCGCCCCTGGCCGTGGGCATGTTCGTCAATGTGGAGATCCTGGGCCGGATGATGGAAAACGTCACCGTAACCCCGCGCGGGGCCGTGCGCGAGGGCGGCGTGCTCTGGCTGGTCGACGATCAGGGCCGGCTGCGTTTCCACAAGGCGCGGGTGGCCCGTTACTTCGCCGACAAGGCCGTGCTCAGCCCCGGCCTGCCCCAGGGCGCGGCCATGGTCACCAGTAAGCTCGGCGTGGTCAGTGACGGCATGATCGTGCGCGTGGCCGCGCAAGGGCCAAAGGCCGCCCCCACCGCGCCGGCCGCGGAGAAGGCCCATGAATAA
- a CDS encoding sigma-54 interaction domain-containing protein: MSGHGPAPHPDLTGLILDAIAEGVFTVDQDLIITSFNRAAAQITGVSASEALGRKCHQVLGSSVCQAACPLRRSIQTGHPSDELEVELRAADGRIIPARIRTAVLRDATGRLLGGVETFRDISAERHLQKRISAAYTFCDIKGKSAAMTRLFAVLPDVAASRASVLISGESGTGKELVARALHDLSDCHEGPFVAVNCGAIPEALVESELFGHLRGAFTGAQRQRVGRFAAADGGTLFLDEIGELPLAVQAKLLRALDRGEITPLGADLAIRVRARVVAATNRDLEAEVAAGRFRSDLYYRLNVLQLRLPPLRQRREDIPLLAGHFLERLAAERCESPARLSESAMALLLDHQWPGNVRELENALEHAVVLARGGTIEPRHLPESLRRLHGAARPAEANGSATLDLAQRERQALIMALEAHGGHRAKAAAALGVSTTTLWRKMKRFGLEDHFKKQRIL, translated from the coding sequence ATGAGTGGCCACGGCCCAGCGCCCCATCCAGACCTGACTGGCTTGATCCTCGACGCCATCGCCGAGGGCGTTTTCACCGTCGATCAAGACCTGATCATCACCAGCTTCAACCGAGCCGCGGCCCAGATCACCGGCGTGTCGGCCAGCGAGGCCCTGGGACGCAAGTGCCATCAAGTGCTGGGATCGAGCGTTTGCCAAGCGGCCTGTCCGCTGAGGCGCTCGATACAAACCGGCCATCCATCCGACGAACTGGAGGTGGAACTGCGCGCCGCCGACGGCCGGATTATCCCGGCGCGCATCCGCACGGCCGTGCTGCGCGACGCCACGGGCCGCCTGCTGGGCGGGGTCGAGACCTTCCGCGACATCAGCGCCGAACGCCATCTGCAAAAGCGCATCAGTGCGGCCTACACCTTCTGCGACATCAAGGGCAAGAGCGCGGCCATGACCCGTCTGTTTGCCGTGCTGCCCGATGTGGCCGCCAGCCGGGCCTCGGTGTTGATCAGCGGCGAGAGCGGCACGGGCAAGGAACTGGTGGCCCGGGCCCTGCACGATCTTTCCGACTGCCACGAAGGGCCTTTCGTGGCCGTCAACTGCGGGGCTATCCCCGAGGCGTTGGTGGAGAGCGAGTTGTTTGGCCATCTGCGCGGGGCCTTCACCGGGGCCCAACGCCAGCGCGTGGGGCGTTTCGCCGCCGCCGATGGCGGCACGCTTTTTTTGGACGAGATCGGCGAACTGCCCCTGGCCGTGCAGGCCAAGCTGCTGCGCGCCCTGGATCGGGGCGAGATCACGCCCCTGGGCGCGGACCTGGCCATCCGCGTGCGGGCGCGGGTGGTGGCGGCCACCAACCGCGACCTGGAGGCCGAGGTGGCCGCCGGCCGGTTCCGGTCGGATTTATACTATCGGCTCAACGTCTTGCAACTGCGCCTGCCGCCCCTGCGCCAGCGCCGCGAGGACATCCCCCTGCTGGCCGGGCATTTCCTGGAGCGGCTGGCCGCCGAGCGCTGCGAGTCGCCGGCGCGCCTTTCCGAGTCGGCCATGGCCCTGCTTTTGGACCATCAATGGCCGGGCAACGTGCGCGAGCTGGAAAACGCCCTGGAGCACGCGGTGGTCTTGGCCCGCGGCGGAACCATCGAGCCGCGTCACCTGCCCGAGTCTTTGCGGCGCCTGCATGGGGCCGCGCGCCCGGCCGAGGCCAACGGTTCGGCCACGTTGGATCTGGCCCAGCGCGAGCGTCAGGCGCTGATCATGGCCTTGGAGGCCCATGGCGGCCATCGGGCCAAGGCGGCGGCGGCGCTGGGCGTCTCGACGACGACGTTGTGGCGCAAGATGAAGCGCTTCGGGCTGGAAGACCATTTCAAAAAGCAACGCATTTTGTAA